The Telopea speciosissima isolate NSW1024214 ecotype Mountain lineage chromosome 11, Tspe_v1, whole genome shotgun sequence genome includes the window TTTGCATTGACCCAATCCCGACCTGTTTGCAGATTTGTGGTAAGCATCTTCCTTGTAGGATTCACCATTGTAAGGAGTTGTGCCATGCTGGGGAGTgtccaccttgtctggttcCGGTCAACCAAAAATGCcgttgtggttcttcctctcgAACTGTTGAGTGTTACATAACAATGGACGAGAAGGAAAAGTTTATCTGTGATAAGTCTTGCGGGCGGAAAAAGAACTGTGGGAGACACAGGTGCAGTGAAAGGTGTTGCCCTCTCTCTAGTTCCAATAACCAGGTTTCGGGCGATTGGGACCCGCATTTGTGCTCGATGGTATGTGGGAAGAAGCTGAGGTGTGGGCAGCATTCTTGTGTGTCACTGTGCCATAGCGGTCATTGCCCACCTTGCCTTGAAACCATCTTCACTGACCTGACCTGTGCTTGTGGGAAGACTTCAATACCTCCTCCCCAGCCTTGTGGCACACCTCCTCCTTCTTGTCAGCACCCATGCTCAGTTCCCCAGCCCTGTGGTCATCCATCATCACACAGTTGCCATTTTGGTGATTGCCCACCTTGTTCTATTCCGGTGGCAAAGGAATGCATTGGTGGTCATGTCGTTCTCAGGAACATACCTTGTGGTTCGAGGGATATTCGATGTAATCAGCTGTGTGGCAAGACACGACAGTGTGGTATGCATGCTTGTGGCAGAACTTGTCATCCTTCACCATGTGAGTCTTCCAGTGGCTCTGGTGGAAAGGCTTCTTGTGGTCAAGTTTGTGGTGCTCCTAGGAGAGACTGTAAGCACATATGCACTGCTACTTGTCATCCATCAGCTCCCTGTCCTGATCTAAGATGTGATTTCCCTGTGACAATCTCATGTTCCTGTGGTCGGATAACTGCCTCAGTACCTTGTGATGCCGGAGGCAGTGGTCATGTTGATACTGTTTTCGAAGCATCTGTTATTCAAAAATTTCCAGTTCTACTTCAAGCTGTGGAAGCAACCGGCAAGAGGGTCCCGCTTGGACAGAGAAAGCTCACCTGTGACGATGAGTGTGCAAAATTGGAGCGAAAACGGGTTCTTGCAGATGCTTTTGATATCACTCCCCCGAACTTGGATGCTCTTCATTTTGGTGAGCACTCTACAGTTTCTGATGTGCTTGCTGATGTGTATAGAAGAGACCCAAAATGGGTAGTGTCTATTGAAGAGAGGTTCAAGTTTCTAGTACTTGGGAAGACTAAAGGAGGGTCCTCAAATGGTCTCAGGGTTCATGTATTCTGTCCAATGCTGAAGGACAAAAGAGATGCTGTAAGCCAAATTGCAGAGAGATGGAAGCTTTCAATTAATGCAGCAGGGTGGGAGCCGAAGCGGTTCCTTGTGGTTCATGTCACTCCAAAATCTAAAGCTCCATCCCGGTTTCTTGGGGCCAAGGTTACTGGCCCTGTTCCCGTGTCTCATCCAGTTTTTGATCCATTAGTTGACATGGATCCACGACTTCTTGTGTCTTTGCTGGATTTGCCAAGGGAGGCAGATATAAGCGCTTTGGTCCTGAGGTTTGGTGGAGAGTGTGAACTGGTCTGGTTGAATGACAAAAATGCTTTGGCAGTATTTAGTGATCCTGCCCGAGCAGCAACTGCTTTGAGGCGATTAGATCATGGTTCAGAGTATCATGGTGCTGCTGTAGTTCTTCAGAATGGTTCTACAACATCTTCCGGCGCCAATGCATGGGTAACTGGGGCTGCAAAGGATGGGGGTGTAGTTACAACCCTGAAGGGTAATCCATGGAAAAAGGCTGTTGTACAGGAACCCAGTTGGAGGGAGGACTCCTGGGGTGTTGAAGACTGGCCTGGTGCTTCAGCTGATGTGCTCGTGTCTGcctggaaagggaaagaagcacCAATAGCTTCTTCAAGAAATAGATGGGACGTTCTTGACTCAAATTCAGTTTCTGATTCCACTGCTACCTCTTCTATTGGAACTGATAATACAGGGAATCTTCGAGTGGCAAGTTCTTCCCGTTCAGAACAGGAATCAAAAACTTCAGGTTCAAACTCAACAGTGCAACCTGGACTACTTAACAAGACGGAGTTGTCTGAAGTAGCAGATGACTGGGAGAATGCTTATGATTGAGAAACAAAAAGGCATGAAAATGTCATAATTTCTGTGGTGTCTACTTGATCTTGTTCTTCGGTTTTCTTTTCAACTTCTATGCCATCATCTTTTGAGGTTTGATGGAATTTTTGTGCCAAACCTTGTAGAGAGCAGCCAATCCACAATCCTTTTTTAATGGTAATTGTAGATTCACTAATGAAGGAAATACACAATTTTTTCTTGTGTTGTACAACTTCAGCTTGTCTATTTCAATGATACAGACCGATGCATTGAAATCAAATAAACAATACCATGCAATCATGTAAGATAGAATATATGCTCAAGACCAGACCTTATACCCTATGGCATGGATCAGCCATATCGGACAAATTTGCccttaaatttcttttaaaaatggGGTTTTTAAactgttttaccccttgtccgtactgtGTCACCGATACGGTATCAATATGGTATCGGGATTGCTGACTTGCAAAACCGATACCTGGcaatacgatactgatacctcaaaccgtGGGGGTGTTTACCTTGCACCTAGCACTGACAGTAAGACCCTCTTAAAGTAGTTATTGACAATAATtgtaattttatattaaaaaaaacgcATTATGGAAAGACATGCTTGTTTGTGAGAATGATGTATGTACGAATAATCTTGTTGAGAAGTTTCTTAACTAGAAAGCCCACTACATTTTTCCTGATTGTCTTGGAAGTCTGGTTTTTCTGATAGATGTCTCTAAAAGTCTGGTTGGATCACTTGGATCTGTTGATCTTTTGTTTGACCTTGATCACAAGCATTTAAGGTTGGGACTAGGGAGGATGACTGAGCTGCCTTAGCTTACATGATGGATGTATAAATGATAGAAGATCTAATGCAACTACAGCCCTAAAGAGAGATTCTATAACTGTGTAGCAAAACATGATCATCAAAACAGAGAATTAGAGGGAATTAGGGAGAAATTTGATAACTCGATATAGAGAGTTTCGATTAGCATAATTGATCAAGTGTCTTTCTTTATCAGCAGAATAGGTTGGTAAAATATCAGAGTTCCAATAACTATATCGGCCTGCTTGGAAAGTCCTAGTCCTAGTAGGATTACCAAGTAGCAGTGCAGGAACTAGAATTTTAGCAGCTCAACTGACCAGAACAGAACATAATTTTAGAGAACAAGTATTCAAGAACCAGAATATAGAAATTGAAGCACAACAGAGCAGATTTCAGGTAGTTATCTGtaataggagagagagtttgTATCTCAGAACAGAATACCCAGGATGGCTCAAAATTTAGGTCGAGTGGTCTCTTCTAGTAGCAGAATGCAGAATTTGAATACATTCTGACAATAAAAATAGAGTTTCAGTAAAGTCCTAGTGCTACTAGGAAAACAAGTAGCATGATTAGAACAACAATTATCGACCAGGAATCTTAAGAAACAGAACCAGAACTTCAAAGAGAATAAGATGAGAAATTAGTATGTCAATTTTGAAGCAATTCAGATCAATATGTAAGGGGATTTTAAAGAAGAAGCAACCTGAAACTTGATCTACAACAGGGGTACCATAGGTTAAAATAAGTTATAATAAGAATAGTAGAAAATAAGAGGGAGGAAAGAAAGATGAACGAAGAGGAGATCAGATCAGGAATACCAATCCTGTATCTACAGCTCAACAGCTTCAAAacccttgaaaaaaaaactcaattctttattcaaatcatGTCCCTTTGATGAGGggtgtacacacacacacaaatcaAGAAATCCTACTCTCTCTTATGCTGACTTAAAGTAAATTGACTCAAACGCTATTAAGTATTCTAATCTAACTTAAACACTaaatttaactactaatcccatTAACTAACTTCAcccccactttatgggcttgTAAATAAATCCATTACAACAACCCTAAGAAAATACCTACACCAAAATGGCAACTGTCATAACAGTTCCTtaaccccaccccctccccccaaaccTCCAATATACATATAAAGTAACCCTGCTAAAAGACACATGTGACAGCAACCCAAACAGTCCTATCGCAGGCTCAAAACTGTGGACAAAACTCAGAAATAAAATGTCAGATATTACCATCAATTGGAATTAACAATAGGGTGGATCAGttctccaaaaatcagcttCAACTTATGGCTGTAGACTGAGATATGACAGggttacaaaaatagaaactaagttcAAAATTAGAAGCTTAGTATATATCTTCAGGTTCAGCCAGCGGAATTGCTCCAAATTTGGATCAGACGTTTAGTATATAAAGGGTTGTGCCCCAAATATCTCAGTTTCAATGGTTAGTCACAGAGAATCCAGAGATACACCAGCTGCAGTGACGGGGAGAATTCTCCCAGATCTTTAGTCCGCAGGTGTGGAGTTCCAGGTGCTTTAGAAATCAATCAATAGCCTCAGAACAGGCCTCAGTTGGCCTTATTTGATTCCAGAAAGGTGTggagttccaacttccaagtgcttaatttcttttcttcaattcgTTGGGACAATAGGGGtctctcttctttatttataatcaaccCCGGTAGTTACAAAATTAGCAACTCCCATTGGTGTGGGGAGATTGCTTGGCTGCCAATAcaattgaaaaaagaaactaaCTCCTAAATAGTTAATTTcctggaaaatagaaactctaacaACTAGGCTATTGACTCAATAGCCatacaagaaaatagaaagtactgAACTAGAAACTAAGAAAGGAAATATGCTCCAAGACCAGACCTTATACGGGCCCTTGAGAGCTTCTCTTAAAAATTTTGGATGTATAGGTAAGGCTgcctacattatgacccttcccagaccccgcaatggcgggagccttgtgcactgggtatgacCTTTTTTAGGTATCATTTGAGCCAAAATGACTGCTATTGAATTGCCTCAATATGAACATCCTGAAACCCTAACTCCTTTGTGCTGTGCAGATTCCCCTAGTATTGGCTTCTTGTTCACTGAAGGCAATGAAGGTAACTCCCCCTACCTTCCAGACACAATCTGTTAAAATTCTGAGTTAAAACCTCCAGCAGAGTTAAATGGAGTATGGCTCAGCACTGCATCCATGTGTAACTTTCACACACCCAGCCGGTGGAGCTATCCATCTGATACTTCTTTTCACCTCTTGAAATATTTTTCAGGCCATGAGTTAGTTTAAAGCAGGGCAACTAATCTGCAATGATCTGGATTGGTTCTATAGGACCAGCACCCAATGAAAATTTTGTAGAAAATCAAGCATTCTAAATCAATTGAAACTTTAGAGATTATTGACTAGCTTATATTTCTCTTAGAAAACAAATTGCAAGTTCAATTGAACAGtagaaaactaataaaattaCCACAACTGAGCTATACTACAGAAGACAGAAAGCTATCATACAATTGGTTCAAGCACCTGGGTTTAAATCATCACTGGAAGTTGAATAAGAAACAACTAAAGATTCCATAGCTTTGTCAGCCTCGAGCGTCCAAAGAAGTGCTGATCAAGGTTTTCAAAATCGGAATCGAATACCAGATCCGCTTCACACggtttcaagaatcgggatCGGTTTCGACTAATCCAGATTGGAATCGATTTGAATCCCTGCACCTCCATTAATCGACATGGAATGATGGAATAGGGAACTTTGGAAAGAAATTAGAATCAAGAAGCAAAGGTCTCCGCATGACTAGTAACTTTGCTTTTAATACTTGCAGATCTTGGTAGAAAAGGtaaattttattgattttaatGGGGAGATCTTCGTGTATGAACGTATGGTCATTTCGATCTTGTTattccctttcttctcccttttctgtTTACTTTCTGGAATCAAATAAGGCCcccttttctgttttattttctgGAATCAAATAAGGCCAACTGAAGCCTGTGCTGAGGCTATTGATTGATCTATGAAGCCCTCCAAGTGCTGGTAACAGTTGCTGGTTCACAGAAGCAGGAACTCCACACCTGCGGACTCCAGATCTGGGGGATTTCTCCCAGCCACTGCTGCTGCTGTATCTCTGCAATTAACCATTGAGACTGATAGATATTTAGGGCACAACAACCCTTTATTGAAACCTACAATCGATCCAAACTTGAAGCAATTCCGCTGGCTGAACCTGAAGATATATACTAAACTTCTAATTTTGaacttagtttctaatttttttatcatGTCATATCTCAGTCTACAACCATCAATTGaagctgatttttggagaaCTGATTCACCCTATTGTTACTTCCAATCGATGGCAATATCTTCTTAAACTCTTGACTGGTGATCTGATATTTTATTTCTGAGTTTTGTCCACAGTTTTGAGCCTGCGATAGGATTATTTGAGTTGCTGTCACATGTGTCTTTTAGGAGGGTTACTTCATATGTATATTGgatgttgggggggggggggttgttaaGGAACTGTTATGACCTTGTTTATTTACTATTTGGATTGAGTTTATATAATGTTACAAGTCTGAACCAGTACCTGTACTTAAGTTGTGCCTTTGATCCTGATCGACTGGGGTTAGAGAGTTCCCATCTAGCCTTACGTTATATACTCTATCTTGCATGATTGTATAGTATTGTTTAATTGATTTCAGTGTATCAGTCTGTATCATTGAAATAGACAAGGTAAAGTTTCACTACACAAGAAAAAATTGTGTATTTTCTTCATTAGTGAATCTACAATTACCATTAAAAAAGGATTGTGGATTGGCTGCTCCAGCCTCCAGCATGCTTAAGGGAGAAAAAAATGCTCTCTACGAGATTTGACACAAATTCCATCAAACCTCAAAATATGATGGCATTGATGTTGAAAAGAAAATCCAAGAACAAGATCAAGTAGACACCACAGAAAATATGGCATCTTCATGTCTTTTTGTTTCCCAATCATAAGCATTCTCCCATTCGTCTGCTACTTCAGACAATTCGGTCTTGTTAAGTAGTCCAGGTTGCACTGTTGAGTTTGAACTTGAAGTTTTTTATTCCTGTTCTGAAATGGAAGAACTTGCCACGCGAAGATTCCCTGTATTATCAGTTTCAACTGAAGAGGTAGCAGTGGAATCAGAAACTGAATTCGAGTCAAGAATGTCCCATCTGTTTCTTGAAGAAGCTATTGGcgcttctttccctttccacaCAGACACGAGTACATCAGCTGAGGCATCAGGCCAGTCTTCAACACCCCTGGAGTCCTCCCTCCAACTGGGTTCCTGTACAACAGCCTTATTCCATGGATTACCCTTCACGGTTGTAACTAGACCCCCATTCTTTGCAGCCCCAGTTACCCATGCATTGACGCCAGAAGATGTTGTAGAACCATTCTGAAGAACTACAACAGCACCATTATACACAAACCATGATCTAATCGCCTCAAAGTAGTTGCTGCTCTGGCAGGATCACTAAATACTGCCAAAGCATTTTTGTCATTCAACCAGACCAGTTCACACTCTCATCCAAACCTCAGGATCAAAGCGCTTATTTCTTCCTCCCTTGGCAAATCCAGCAAAGACACAAGTAGTCGAGGATCCATGTCGACCAATGGATCAAAAACTGGATGAGACACGAGAACAGGGCCAGTACTCTTGGCCCCAAGAAACCGAGATGGAGCTTTAGACTTCGGAGTGACATGAACCACAAGGAACCGTTTCGTTTCCCACCCTGCTGCATGAATTGAAAGCTTCCATCTCTCTGCAATTTGGCTTACGgtatctcttttctcctctagCATTTGATAGAAAACATGAACCCTGGGACCATTTGAGGCCCCTCCTTTATTCTTCCCAAGTACTTGAAACTTGTACCTCTCCTCAATAGACACTACCCATTTTGGGTCTCACCTATACACATCGGCAAGCACATCAGAAACTGTAGAGTGCTCACCAAAATGAAGAGCATCCAAGTTTGGGGGAGTGATATCAAAAGCACCTGCAAGAACCCGTTTTCGCTCCAATTTTGCACACTCCTCGCCACAGGCGAGCTTTCTCTGTCCAAGCGGGACCCTCTTGCAGGTTTCTTCCACAGGTTGATGTGGACCTGGAAATTTTTGAATAACAGATGCTTTGAAAACAGTATCAGCATGACCACTGCCTCCGGCATCACAAGGCACTGAGGCAGTTATCCGACCACATGAACATGTGATTGTCACAAGGAAATCACATCTTAGATCAGGACAGGGAGCTGATGGATGACAATTAGCAGTGCATATGTGCTTACAGTCTCTCCTAGGAGCACACAAACTTGACCACAAGAAGCCTTTCCACTAGAGCCACTGAAAGACTCAAATGGTGGAGGAGTACTAGTTCTGCCATAAGCATGCATACACACACTGTCATGTCTTGCCACACAGCTGATTACATCGAATATCCCTCAAACCAcaagggttttggaaacctaaCAAGACAACAATAGGTTCCATTCCGTTTCTAAATCCAAAGACTTAATATTCAAGAACTTAATTAAATTTGATCTAGtagcaacccccccccccccccccccctcaaagcCAATTTAGAGTTCTCTATAGATCAGATGGATTTTGAGGTTCCATAAAGTCTGCAAAAGTTTCCTAAAGGAGGCATTGCAACACAACATCCTAGAGAAGAGCTCAAGAAACAAGTAGCCACATTAGTAGTAAGAGCTCTAGTCCTAGTTAAAGGCCAATAATCATTTATAGAATCCCTACTCAAAGAAATATTAATAATGGCTTTAGCAACTGAGTGCAACTCCATTCATTGGTCTTTGAAAAGAAAGCATTCTGaggaacagaaacagaaaccTAATAATGATTAAGAGTAGAAATCCAAGGTTCCCTCCAGATAGATATTCTACTAGAATTGCCAACTTTCCAATAGACCATATATATTGACTTCAACTGGGGTTGCTTTACTAAATAAAACCCGGCTCGTGGCAAAATTTATATATTGACTAGAAAATcttaaaacaaatgaataaccGCAAGTAAAGTGTCAACATCATTCTTATTGGCTCgacaaaatataaatatattatcAGCAAAGAATAGATATGACACCTTAGGAGCAGCTTTCCCAACCTTAATGCCTTTAAAAAGATTCAAATACCAAATATGCATTCAAAAGCATGCACAATCCTTCCATGGCTATGATAAAAAGATAAAGACTAGGATGACGTCCTTCACGAATACCTAGAGAGGTTCAATAAAATTTAAACATATACATTCCAATTTGATTGAGAAAGTACAGATAAAAATCAAATAGCTGATAATGTCACACCACCTTtgattaaaccctaaaaattcaaaaacagcTCTTAAATAGTCCCACTCTAACCTATCATCAGCCTTAGATATGTCAATCTTCAAAGCTAAGCATCCACACTTTCCTTTATGATTTTTTAAGTAATGAAATATTCATGAACAATAACTACATTATGGGATATCTTTATCTGGAACAAATGCAGCTTGAATTGGAGAAACAAATCTTTGAAAGAGAGGCTTGAGCATACTAAATGGGCTTAGCTACATGGAACCGTTccctccaataagctctattcgatgtcatacttgatacaagacctaagctatgcatgtctttcctcaccacttctcctaaggtcattttaggtctaccgttgctcttttagttccttcaatctaaatcaaatcactcctctatattggagcatccaaaggcctccattgaacatgaccatgccacttcaaatgactttcttgtagtttatcatgtattggagctactcccaaatcagctctaatatgaccattccttactttatccttcctagttttgccactcacccatctcaacatcctta containing:
- the LOC122646198 gene encoding NF-X1-type zinc finger protein NFXL1-like, whose amino-acid sequence is MSHQRRDDRREGSRIPARSARQEWIPRGSTATVVNPPNPPPISNSNESNPNGNGGDSNYSSAPTGGRHRGGFVRRSYTARPSYPMKEPEILEPKVFDVPQLVQEIQDKLAKRAVECMICYDMVGRSAQIWSCSSCYSIFHLNCIRKWARAPTSVDLSVDKNQGVNWRCPGCQSVQLLTAKEIRYVCFCGKRPDPSMDLYLTPHSCGEPCGKPLEREVAGGGDCNEDDRCPHVCVLQCHPGPCPPCKAFAPPRRCPCGKKTITTRCSDRKSMHTCGQPCNKLLECGRHRCEQSCHKGTCDPCRVLIKALCFCKKKVEVLLCGEMTVKGDVRQIDGVFSCNSTCGKKLACGNHFCVDNCHPGPCGDCELTPWRIKTCYCGKTKIQNERRICIDPIPTCLQICGKHLPCRIHHCKELCHAGECPPCLVPVNQKCRCGSSSRTVECYITMDEKEKFICDKSCGRKKNCGRHRCSERCCPLSSSNNQVSGDWDPHLCSMVCGKKLRCGQHSCVSLCHSGHCPPCLETIFTDLTCACGKTSIPPPQPCGTPPPSCQHPCSVPQPCGHPSSHSCHFGDCPPCSIPVAKECIGGHVVLRNIPCGSRDIRCNQLCGKTRQCGMHACGRTCHPSPCESSSGSGGKASCGQVCGAPRRDCKHICTATCHPSAPCPDLRCDFPVTISCSCGRITASVPCDAGGSGHVDTVFEASVIQKFPVLLQAVEATGKRVPLGQRKLTCDDECAKLERKRVLADAFDITPPNLDALHFGEHSTVSDVLADVYRRDPKWVVSIEERFKFLVLGKTKGGSSNGLRVHVFCPMLKDKRDAVSQIAERWKLSINAAGWEPKRFLVVHVTPKSKAPSRFLGAKVTGPVPVSHPVFDPLVDMDPRLLVSLLDLPREADISALVLRFGGECELVWLNDKNALAVFSDPARAATALRRLDHGSEYHGAAVVLQNGSTTSSGANAWVTGAAKDGGVVTTLKGNPWKKAVVQEPSWREDSWGVEDWPGASADVLVSAWKGKEAPIASSRNRWDVLDSNSVSDSTATSSIGTDNTGNLRVASSSRSEQESKTSGSNSTVQPGLLNKTELSEVADDWENAYD